One segment of Anguilla anguilla isolate fAngAng1 chromosome 1, fAngAng1.pri, whole genome shotgun sequence DNA contains the following:
- the kcnk10b gene encoding potassium channel subfamily K member 10b isoform X2 — MKFPIENPRKQVNWEQEQVAVQINMVPPKKVQPGVAQSSLVQASVAAMQNPMGCEPRPNGHCPLPRLSVSSRSTVVASMDSTSSALHTVMKWKTVLAVFVVVVVYLVIGGLVFRALEQPFESKRKDNITQEKAVFLHAHTCVTPAELDELIKHAVNAASAGVSPIDQTSYNSSYWDLGSAFFFAGTVITTIGYGNIAPSTEGGKIFCILYAIFGIPLFGFLLAGVGDQLGTIFVKSIAKVEKMFRKHRQVSQTKIRVISTILFILAGCIVFVTIPAFIFKGIEGWTALEAIYFVVITLTTIGIGDYVAGGDQKKEYGEWYKPLVWFWILVGLAYFAAVLSMIGDWLRVLSKKTKEEVGEIKAHAAEWKANVRAEFRETRRRLSVEIHDKLQRAATIRSMERRQLGLDQRAHSLDMLSPEKRAVFSSLDTGRFKTTSQESIDSKLNNLRLKVEQREKREQASSSSEDNIFNRFGSLTKLAKRGRTKELKKNIPEDIRKMYDTCSCNTMEEEKKEEEGEEEEEEEGEEKECNTSLTNLAQCPESSRLMNGFIPFETKEDEDEKALEEQQEQTQMSP, encoded by the exons tGGCGGTTCAAATTAACATGGTTCCGCCAAAGAAGGTTCAGCCTGGGGTGGCCCAGTCCAGCTTGGTGCAGGCCAGTGTGGCCGCCATGCAGAACCCCATGGGCTGTGAACCCAGGCCCAATGGCCACTGCCCGCTCCCCAGGCTCTCCGTGTCTTCCCGCTCCACGGTGGTGGCCAGCATGGACAGCACCAGTTCCGCGCTCCACACCGTCATGAAGTGGAAAACGGTGCTGGCCGTCttcgtggtggtggtggtctaCCTGGTCATCGGGGGCCTGGTGTTCCGGGCCCTGGAGCAGCCGTTTGAGAGCAAACGGAAGGACAACATTACACAAGAGAAGGCTGTCttcctgcacgcacacacatgcgtcaCCCCTGCTGAGCTGGATGAGCTCATAAAG catgctgtgaATGCTGCCAGTGCGGGGGTAAGCCCCATCGACCAGACATCATACAACTCCAGTTACTGGGACCTTGGAAGTGCCTTTTTCTTTGCCGGCACTGTGATCACCACAATAG GGTATGGAAACATTGCCCCCAGCACTGAGGGAGGAAAGATCTTCTGCATCCTGTATGCCATATTCGGCATTCCTCTCTTCGGCTTTCTCTTGGCTGGCGTCGGTGATCAGCTTGGAACCATTTTCGTAAAGAGCATTGCAAAGGTGGAGAAGATGTTTCGG AAACATAGGCAAGTCAGCCAGACAAAGATCCGGGTGATTTCCACCATTCTCTTCATCTTGGCCGGGTGCATAGTCTTTGTCACCATCCCCGCCTTCATCTTCAAGGGCATTGAGGGCTGGACAGCCCTCGAAGCTATCTACTTTGTGGTCATTACCCTCACGACTATTGGCATTGGAGACTATGTTGCAG GTGGAGATCAGAAAAAAGAATATGGGGAATGGTACAAGCCGCTGGTCTGGTTTTGGATTTTGGTGGGCCTCGCTTATTTCGCCGCTGTGCTCAGCATGATCGGAGACTGGCTGAGAGTTCtttccaagaaaacaaaagaggag GTCGGGGAGATCAAGGCCCACGCCGCTGAGTGGAAGGCCAACGTTCGGGCGGAGTTCCGGGAGACCCGGAGGAGGCTCAGCGTGGAGATCCACGACAAGCTGCAGCGCGCGGCCACAATCAGGAGCATGGAGCGGCGGCAGCTGGGCTTGGACCAGCGGGCACACTCCCTGGACATGCTCTCCCCGGAGAAGAGGGCTGTCTTCTCCAGCCTGGACACCGGCCGCTTCAAGACCACCTCGCAGGAGAGCATCGACTCCAAGCTGAACAACCTGCGGCTGAAGGTGGAGCAGCGCGAGAAGCGGGAgcaggcctcctcctcctccgaggACAACATCTTCAACCGCTTCGGCTCGCTCACCAAGCTGGCCAAGCGCGGCAGGACCAAGGAGCTGAAGAAGAACATCCCGGAGGACATCCGCAAGATGTACGACACCTGCAGCTGCAACAccatggaggaggagaagaaggaggaggaaggagaggaggaagaggaggaggaaggggaagagaaagagtgcAACACCAGTTTGACAAATTTAGCCCAGTGTCCCGAGAGCTCCAGGCTAATGAACGGGTTCATTCCATTTGAAACCAAAGAGGACGAGGATGAAAAAGCACTTGAAGAACAACAAGAGCAGACCCAGATGAGCCCTTAG
- the kcnk10b gene encoding potassium channel subfamily K member 10b isoform X1 → MKFPIENPRKQVNWEQEQVAVQINMVPPKKVQPGVAQSSLVQASVAAMQNPMGCEPRPNGHCPLPRLSVSSRSTVVASMDSTSSALHTVMKWKTVLAVFVVVVVYLVIGGLVFRALEQPFESKRKDNITQEKAVFLHAHTCVTPAELDELIKHAVNAASAGVSPIDQTSYNSSYWDLGSAFFFAGTVITTIGYGNIAPSTEGGKIFCILYAIFGIPLFGFLLAGVGDQLGTIFVKSIAKVEKMFRQKHRQVSQTKIRVISTILFILAGCIVFVTIPAFIFKGIEGWTALEAIYFVVITLTTIGIGDYVAGGDQKKEYGEWYKPLVWFWILVGLAYFAAVLSMIGDWLRVLSKKTKEEVGEIKAHAAEWKANVRAEFRETRRRLSVEIHDKLQRAATIRSMERRQLGLDQRAHSLDMLSPEKRAVFSSLDTGRFKTTSQESIDSKLNNLRLKVEQREKREQASSSSEDNIFNRFGSLTKLAKRGRTKELKKNIPEDIRKMYDTCSCNTMEEEKKEEEGEEEEEEEGEEKECNTSLTNLAQCPESSRLMNGFIPFETKEDEDEKALEEQQEQTQMSP, encoded by the exons tGGCGGTTCAAATTAACATGGTTCCGCCAAAGAAGGTTCAGCCTGGGGTGGCCCAGTCCAGCTTGGTGCAGGCCAGTGTGGCCGCCATGCAGAACCCCATGGGCTGTGAACCCAGGCCCAATGGCCACTGCCCGCTCCCCAGGCTCTCCGTGTCTTCCCGCTCCACGGTGGTGGCCAGCATGGACAGCACCAGTTCCGCGCTCCACACCGTCATGAAGTGGAAAACGGTGCTGGCCGTCttcgtggtggtggtggtctaCCTGGTCATCGGGGGCCTGGTGTTCCGGGCCCTGGAGCAGCCGTTTGAGAGCAAACGGAAGGACAACATTACACAAGAGAAGGCTGTCttcctgcacgcacacacatgcgtcaCCCCTGCTGAGCTGGATGAGCTCATAAAG catgctgtgaATGCTGCCAGTGCGGGGGTAAGCCCCATCGACCAGACATCATACAACTCCAGTTACTGGGACCTTGGAAGTGCCTTTTTCTTTGCCGGCACTGTGATCACCACAATAG GGTATGGAAACATTGCCCCCAGCACTGAGGGAGGAAAGATCTTCTGCATCCTGTATGCCATATTCGGCATTCCTCTCTTCGGCTTTCTCTTGGCTGGCGTCGGTGATCAGCTTGGAACCATTTTCGTAAAGAGCATTGCAAAGGTGGAGAAGATGTTTCGG CAGAAACATAGGCAAGTCAGCCAGACAAAGATCCGGGTGATTTCCACCATTCTCTTCATCTTGGCCGGGTGCATAGTCTTTGTCACCATCCCCGCCTTCATCTTCAAGGGCATTGAGGGCTGGACAGCCCTCGAAGCTATCTACTTTGTGGTCATTACCCTCACGACTATTGGCATTGGAGACTATGTTGCAG GTGGAGATCAGAAAAAAGAATATGGGGAATGGTACAAGCCGCTGGTCTGGTTTTGGATTTTGGTGGGCCTCGCTTATTTCGCCGCTGTGCTCAGCATGATCGGAGACTGGCTGAGAGTTCtttccaagaaaacaaaagaggag GTCGGGGAGATCAAGGCCCACGCCGCTGAGTGGAAGGCCAACGTTCGGGCGGAGTTCCGGGAGACCCGGAGGAGGCTCAGCGTGGAGATCCACGACAAGCTGCAGCGCGCGGCCACAATCAGGAGCATGGAGCGGCGGCAGCTGGGCTTGGACCAGCGGGCACACTCCCTGGACATGCTCTCCCCGGAGAAGAGGGCTGTCTTCTCCAGCCTGGACACCGGCCGCTTCAAGACCACCTCGCAGGAGAGCATCGACTCCAAGCTGAACAACCTGCGGCTGAAGGTGGAGCAGCGCGAGAAGCGGGAgcaggcctcctcctcctccgaggACAACATCTTCAACCGCTTCGGCTCGCTCACCAAGCTGGCCAAGCGCGGCAGGACCAAGGAGCTGAAGAAGAACATCCCGGAGGACATCCGCAAGATGTACGACACCTGCAGCTGCAACAccatggaggaggagaagaaggaggaggaaggagaggaggaagaggaggaggaaggggaagagaaagagtgcAACACCAGTTTGACAAATTTAGCCCAGTGTCCCGAGAGCTCCAGGCTAATGAACGGGTTCATTCCATTTGAAACCAAAGAGGACGAGGATGAAAAAGCACTTGAAGAACAACAAGAGCAGACCCAGATGAGCCCTTAG